The following nucleotide sequence is from Populus nigra chromosome 15, ddPopNigr1.1, whole genome shotgun sequence.
aaaagaatcatctcaatgaGCTCTTTTTTGTGCTAGGGCAGTGTCCACAGAGGAGCGACAATGAATCTTCGACagacttttctttcttctcctttatGTATGAttgacatgttattttttataattaattattgttatcttttttatcacttttatttattcttgatgcttttttgttatattattaaattaatcaagtttaattaaCATGGTTTTGTCAATGGCCCGggtctcaaattttttttaattttttaaaaatgctatCGTAGCTTAAatatcctttatatatatatatatatatatatatatatatatatacacatattgAGTTTATGCATAGAAGAGCTTATATATAGTAATTCAGAACCCTTCCAATTCCAAGCTTAGACTAACATGTTACTATGTAGTATGTACCAATCAATTTGTTCAAATTTACGTTAAAATCTAGCATCATGCACTTcgtaaatgatatttttttttatgaaaaaaggaCAGAGATTACATTTCAAATTGGATTCTTGTTGATCTTATTTATCTAAGATTCCATAGAAAAAGGAAAGTTTCACAGGCATATATAACAACATGAATTCCTTACCATtctcaacaaaagaaagaaagaaaaaacatgaattccTGACAGCCTAAAATAGTAAGTTAGTAAGAAGAACAAAGTTATATTTGGCAGGAAAAAAATTGTAGGCAAATTAGAAACAAAAGCGTGAAACTGTCGCACTCTTAAGGTAGTTAACTATCGAGTGCCATTGATCATGTGAGGGAATAGCTCCAACATTTAACCAAAGGCGCGCGCATCATGCAAACTCATTGCAGCTATAAACTTAATCAATGCTTAACTTCACTAATCCTTATCTTTATAGCACCGGCTTTCACCATTTTATGATTTAATCAGTGGATTAACTGATAGATAACATGTGAGGGAAGACAGTCCGTCTACCCTTCATGCATGCACCTAGCTAGCTACCTCTTCCACCAAAGAAAGGGAAATGAGGTCATTTTGTAGCATATTATAATTgcaaaatcatgttattaaggTATAAAGAACACAGGCAAACATGATTGAAGTGGAGTAATGAAAGAATGGTATCATTTGATTAGTTAGTTCTTGAAAGGAAATGCCattttctatcaataaaagaaGTATAATGCCAACCAAGAGTGAGGTAAGATAGGGAAACACTGTTGGGTGACtctattattatatatactaTATATGTAGCTAGTTGAGAGAGGCTATTATCAAGCAAAAGCATTGGTTCTTTTGATGACCTAATAGAGAGATCCATGGACCACTTAAAAAGAAACCCTAGGTTTCAAAAATTCCCATCTCTTGGTAAttcttaaagaaaataatttgttatatgGTAGGTTTTGGTAATTAAAAGGGTGAAGGAGAAGAGTATATATGTGTAAATTCCTTAaattcaaaccttttttttttacaatcaaaTGGTATTATAAAGCCCTAGTTTTACACACGTTTTGAGATTAATTATACTCTTCCATGTAATATGTTTGAATCATATTTTTTGGTAGGTGCTGAGATATCTTGTTATCCTACTACTTAAATCGATGGTGAGAAGGCATGCGATATCAAAAGAGTCGTAAGAGAGATGGATGGTCAAGAAACATCCAATTAACTATGAGATATGCTTGTGTCATTTACCACCTTTATATATTGATGTGGTTTTTTCTTCGTTGAACCGTGGTTAATGCTTAACGAAGCATGTTCCACTCTAATCTTGGAATCTTCTACTAATTGGGCACTTGGTTTTTTTAGCCATAAATCCGTGGGAGGTTACCTCACCATTAGTGAAGTCTAGAAAAAGGGTCCAATATTCCATGAGGTACTTTATCATTAGTTAAAAATGCACCAAGTTTAATTcaccttttcccttttttttctgtagtgtaaaatcaatttttttaatgaaataataagaaTAGTTTACTGGGGTCTCAAACACTGTGAATTGaaccaaaagtttttttaattgaaaacaagTTAAAGTTATAggaaactttttaaaataatctaatataaaGATGTAACTCTGAAATCtctcaacttaaatttttatataatttaagttttaaattaaattacataagagttatacttatataatttaattgatttagagAGTTCTGGGTTGACCTGACAAGTTGTCAGGGTCTCCAAACCTAGCTGAGGGTTCAAGTCATtctttatgtcttttttaaacCTCTCAACCTtggttgatatatttttttaatatgtcttttttaataatttttaaatttatgtttagtTAATATTCAtcctttgtgattttttattttgtttatttagccttttttttaatagaggtttttctttaaaatgttttgtatgtatttaatttttaaagatattattttgattcatcaataattttttatgttttataaaaataaactttttaaaataaattaaaaaatatatttattttaatatgtacaACCTTGCATGATTTACCCTCTTTTATTTCAGTCAATCAATTTCATTTATGTGtctatatttattatcaattgattgaataaaaattaatgttgataaacaaagttattaaacacaaCTGAATATATGATCCATGTGacgagatcaaatattttgatattcatctatattttaaattttaaatttttagttattattaatgatttttttatttattaacacaaataatttttgatttatttagttaaatatatgcacagatttttttaatttatatttataatcttttttattaaaaaaaagataagagagGCCTACCTattcaaattctttttattggaaaaaacaaTATCCAACCTCCAATGGAGCCCATGTTAAAAGGCTATTAAAGTCCGAAGCATTGTTGAGTATATGGTGTTTTCTCGTGTCCTATCGATCCACAACAATGATGGACTGCAGAAGAAATTtgattggaaaataatttagtgTGGGCTTATAATGTGGTGTGAAgtatttttatgagattatttttttaattgaaaatattttaaaatatattttgaaaaacatattagaaAAGAATATTATTCCCTTTTTGCATTTTGCTCCATGATTTTCTGACTTCTTTTGCTAGTAACTTCCTATCACATAATTGTTGATACAATTTCTCTCTATTCTTCTAATCACtgaaattacaacaaaaaatattacaaaatacttAGAAAGATCGACATAATTAGAAAGTATTAAAGTTAGTGGAGGAAACCAcgaatttgtcttttttttcttctccatgcCACCACAGACAAGAAGAAGGCGGTTGCTACTGGCCTCGTGGGAGTGTCTTCCCCTTGCAGAGAGAACAAAAAATGAGTGTTGATGCATACGACAACATTGAAGCAATGCTAGCTTCATCATAGGTCTCCAATGAAGTCTAATAGGAACAATGCAGCCTTCGTATACAGCTCCTTCGGCCATCCATGAGAGAAACATGGTTGGATCTTGAAGCAGCCAGTACTGAAGAGCATCTCACATGGGCTGGCTGTCCACACACAATCCAAGCATGTAGGGAGAGAATGGGGATAAGATGACAGTATAATCATCCCAATTGGATCTCCTCTACTCAATTTCCTCTCTCATTGGTGGAGCTAAGATAATTTTTCAAAGggtaaaattagtttttttttatatattttttacaagggctatgcaaataaaatatgtaCACAACcctataaaactttatttttcgtTGCAGGGATCGGGCCCCCGCTTTGCCCCCTGTCTGTCTCCATCCCTGGAGAGATGTTTGGTCAAAACACTCAAGTTGGCTAACTAATCTTCTGAAACTCTACAACATCATGGGTGAATCTCCAGACTAGCCAGGGccgaggaaaaaaaagaaaagaaacgcaGAGCAGTAAGCAAGAGGGGAAGAAATATGTGTCCCGCACACACCACGATGATTGCCCCCATGAGCAAACATGCCCCTAGATAGCTTCCAAGATCAAGAATTGGAGAGCCAAGCAAGCTGATATGTGATACAATTCCAAAACCAATGCAACCCCAGCAAGATTTTCAGTAGCCCATgttctattttgttttctagaggtttttttctgcttttacttttatatatctGACAATTTTTTGCCATGTGTATTGCAACAATGCTTTTGCTCTTTCAAGGCCCGTCTTCTCACtactattttcttattaattatttcttccTAGAATCATTATCTATGTAAGAATATTCAAtagacaaagaagaagaagaaaatttattaCACCTTTTATTTCGTTTTTGCTCACTATTATAAATTAAGGTGTAAAAAGCATAAATCCATACCCTTTTTGATTTGTGGGGTGAGTATCGTCATAAACACCCATCGGCATATTCTCCTTAAAGAAATCTGAAACTTAAAGgcttctttgatttcttttattagCTTCAAGTTCAAGTAATGGAAAGTTATTGCCCAGCATGCCATATATTTTCCTCATATTGATGCAAAGAATTAGTCAAATTctccacaatatatatatatatatattcattcccATTTGAAGCCCTTTTCATATTGCTGGATTGAATTATTTAAACACCACCCGACAACCTTGTGTATGTGGTGCGTGTAAAAGAAGTACTGAGAGGGTCAATGGCTTCTTGGTCTTTGTCTTATCAAACAATGGGTTGCTGGGAGATAAAGTAACGGGCTGACATGAACAAGAGGAAGcttcctagctagctagcacaTGGACACACGCCATCTCTACACGTGGTTAGTCATGGGTGTGAAGGGACACCCCATCGAGTGTTTAGTCACTtctgttcaagaaaaaaatggcaagtctttttttatttatttaacaaagACAAGGGGAGATGCTGCTAGATCTTGAAATTGGGAGTTTTCTTTAAGACATATCAAATTGGGTGTGCCTTTTTTAAGATTCAATGAAAAAATCCAGTCTCAATGATGGTAGAAACACTCTTTATTGTGGCTaaacaaagagaaaatagaCACTCAAACACAAAGATGTTGAGATTTGGAAGCCATTAGAGTGTTAGAATACATGCACACATCACATCTAATGATGTAGCACAAGTTTTGGTGATGATGGCTTCAAATGTCATCATCCGCTTCATCCTTTTTGCAAGATTAGTATTGACAATTGGttatatatactatatgttgATGCATCCATGCCCCAATTATCTtgttattttgtatttctttttcataaatAGACGATATCATTCATGCCAATAAACAAGAGCTAACATGCAGGAATTCTCCATTCATTTATACAtgcattaatgaaaaaaatggcaTCCCCTCGAATAATTTGAGATAAGGATGGATACGTTATGCGATTATagcgaaaaataaaaaagaaattatagtttttcaaACCCTAAAATTACCTATAAACCGTaaagaaaaattgtttaaatataaaacttaaaacgACCTAATTATGCTCATTTACCTGGTCTTAAGCAAGGAATGATCATGGCATGTGCGTTGACAAAATTCCAGCTCCATcacacaattaaattaaaaattatgttcatTTACCTGGTCGTTGATTTGCCATACGATTCATGGAATCTACAAATAGTGCATGATTTATCTAGAGACACAAATTAATATCGgggaaaatatcataaatagaAGCAGGGGAAAAGCCAGagaatattttcttgattttgtttttcttatgaacAAAATCCGAGAAGAACACTAACCCTCATCAAAATTACAAACAAGATGCTCTCCTCTCCCTCCAAGAAGATCCACTCTATACCCAATTAGGATGATCAGAAACAATAACAGGTTGTGGACCCCgccctccctttttttttttccttgtaaaaaTTGTATatacaagaaaagtaaaaaaaaaaattaaaaaactgtgtacagagatggaagaaaaaaaggaaaggagaatTACACATGAAACCACAAAACTTTGTACACAAGAACAATCAATCAACAAGAGTAAGCTAATCTTTGGACCCCACGATCCCTAAGAATCCCATTGTAGAGAGCAGCTCTGTTTGCAGGCATTCTTCTTTGCTGACCATTTTTCTTGAATTCTGTTgatgttgatgaagaagaagaagaacaagaattTTGACTAAGAAAAACGGCTTCATGTTGCCTCCTAAACTCCTCCCCGTCCCCTCTTGGATCCACCACATCCTCAGCAAAGTGcacccttttcttctttcccttcttcttcttcccctcttcAAGAAACGGAAAAGAAAAGAGCCCCAGCAACCATAAGccaagaaagtaaaaaaatgaacatttatACACGCAAATTGTGTAAGTTCAATGCATTACAAGATTTTCTTGCTATATTCTTTACCTGATGAGATACAGGACCTTAGAGCTTGTTGTGAAGACTGTGGAATTTGGTGACGATCACCAGGGAATTGACCAGAAGGAAGGTGAGATTTTTGGAGGCGAAAGGCAAGTACAATTACAGTGCCAGAAACAGCCATGGCTGTGGCAAGGACCACTCCTTGTGAGCAAAGTGAAGAAGACATAGTTGATGAATCAAGAAGGGAACTTGAATAAAGTATGTTATGTGGCTTGCTGAATATGAGAGAATATGCTTTGGTAGGGAAGAGAGGAGGGAGGTGGTGTTTTTACCCTTTACATGAGGTggtgtataaataaatatatggcAGCATAAGGTGAGTGACTAAGGTgtgaatataataaatattctttttacatTATCTGAGGGAGGCTGGGGGCactatttatttgtttcaatattAGAATGAAACaatttcccccccccccccccctttttaaAGGTATTTAGACTATTTTTCTGGTATCAAAATTAggttttatttacttatttgatattaaaattagattttgtttaCCGGTTAAAAAGGAGTCCTtcttaattcatttttcttacAACCTTGGATAGGTttgtatattttcattaaaaaataagaagtgTGAACTGAATAAATTATGTGGGTGGAGTCTTTTTCtcgtataaattatattatatttataaaactcgGTTTGgtttaataaatcaatcaatcaattcagattttaattaattaatcattgaaTTTTACTTAAAAccagttttttttactaaaaaaccttcattttttttcaaatacaacTTGGATTAATATGTTAATCTACACATCAAATAACCCCACTCAACTCGCAAGCTAAACCTTAAACCGGGCTGGCTCCGAATTGGATCTTGCAAGTAtagaatagagagagagagattttggcTTTGACTTTgtgtctttttaatttcaattatttgcTTGTGTATTACACGgcaagaaaagtattttttttagttgatgtCAGTTTTTTGTTGAGTTGAGAGGACTGGGTGGGGAATATCTTATTGTTTGGTCTCCATTCTAATGAGGAATGGTGGGTGGCGCGTAGAAGTCACATCCCGGTCACCACCGGTGCTGGATGGGGGGTggtgcaattttattttattttatattccgTACAAGGTAATTTGTGGCGCTTGATTATTGACACCTTTGAAGTCGAGGGATTTGTTTAAAAATGGTGGGTTTGTTAAGACGGTAATTAATGGTGGTTAATGACACCTAGAGATAGCTTAATTAGCTTTTTATCCCCTGAACTGAGCTTAATTAGTTCTGATGCTCCAATTGATTGTGAGATTTCATCAATAAATCCTATGTTGTTCTTGGAGTTTTATGTTTCTCTTTGACTTTTAGCtataaaataatctatttttgtGGTTCAAAACAATGAAGCATTATAAtcgtgttttataatttttcattttaattagtaGATAACTAGAGTTGTATTTGTCATATTCCCGACAccatttttgaataaaaccaagaaaatggtatcctaaaaaaattattattaaactagatttgaccaaaaaaatcaattcaaaactaaatcaattcggcataaataaaataacatttaactAAGTTAAAATTAGATGGCTttgtaaaaacatgatttaatttttttattttaaaatattattgttttaacttaaaaaaactagaaataaaataacataaattaacatgtttaatttCAATTCATGAATCATGTTTAATAATCTTATCCATAAGTTAAGTTATGAATAAGAAAacctttttgttttgctttttaatttttgtaaatttaccaacatatataataatttcttaGATACTACATATTGTCCCAATCTTAGAATTCtaattagaggtttttttttttcttgaagattGAGTTGCATTGGAgtcacatctctctctctctctctctctctctctctctctctctcttgcagAAACACAAAcct
It contains:
- the LOC133674324 gene encoding uncharacterized protein LOC133674324, encoding MSSSLCSQGVVLATAMAVSGTVIVLAFRLQKSHLPSGQFPGDRHQIPQSSQQALRSCISSEGKKKKGKKKRVHFAEDVVDPRGDGEEFRRQHEAVFLSQNSCSSSSSSTSTEFKKNGQQRRMPANRAALYNGILRDRGVQRLAYSC